The stretch of DNA GGGCCGGGTCACTCTCGGAGCGCAGCTTCGGCAATGCGGAGATCTACCTCGAGCGCCTGATGCTCCAGCCGCGCCACATCGAATTCCAGATCCTGGCGGACCGCCATGGCAATGTGCGGCATCTGTTCGAGCGCGACTGCTCGATCCAGCGGCGCCATCAGAAGGTCATCGAGGAATCGCCCGCACCGCTGCTTCCGCGTCCGGTCGCAACCCGTGCCGGCGACGACATCGTCGAGGTGCTGCGCAAGCTGCGCTACGACGTGATCGGCACGGTGGAAACGCTGTTCGGCGGAGGCGCCGATTTCCAGTTTCTAGAGATGAACACACGCCTGCAGGTCGAACACGCGGTCACCGAAGAAATCACGGGCATCGATCTGGTGGTTGCACAGGTTTGCCTGGCCGCAGGGGAAGGGCTCGATGAGGTGCTGCCACCTGTCATCGCGACCAGAGGCCATGCGATCGAAGCCCGCATCTACGCCGAAGACCCGGTGCGCTTCTTCCCCTCGCCCGGCACGCTCAAGACCCTTCGGTTTCCGGCCGGCGAAGGCATCCGTGTCGAGACCGGCTTCGCCGAGGGCTGCAAGGTGACGCCTTACTACGACCCCATGATCGCCAAGCTGATCGTGCATGCCGACGACCGCGCCTCGGCCATCGAGCGCCTGATCGGCGCGCTCGACGCCACGACCATCGAAGGGGTCAAGCACAACATTCCGTTCGTGCGCAGGGTCGTCGACAGCGAGGAATTCCGTGCAGGCCATGTCCATACCGGACTCGGCGCCGACATCCTGGCCCGTGCGGCCCGGAAATCTGCTTAACTCCAAGGAAACAACACATGGCACGCACCGAAGTCGTATCGGAAATCACCGGCAAGGTCTGGAAGATCCAGATGCCCGAAGGATCTCAAGTCGCTGTCGATGACTCGATCCTGATCGTGGAATCCATGAAGATGGAAATCCCCGTCGTCAGCACCGCTGCAGGCCGGGTCGTCGAAATTCGAGTCAAGGAAGGTGACTCCGTCGAGGATGGGCAGGTCGTCGCGGTGATCGAGGGCTGAGTTGCTGGCGCCGACATGAACGCCGTTGCCACCATCTCCTTGACGTCGCTTCACCCGGCGGCGCACCGCGTCCAGGCGCCGGCCGCACTCGGCACTGCGCGCACTTCGAGCCCCCTTTAGATCACCTTCACGTCGACCACCAGAGTGAGCTCCGAGAACAATGCGCCGTAGATGCGTTGCAGCGACAAGGGCCGATCGCGCACTGTGTAACCTCGCAGTTCGAGCATGAATCCCTTGGCGCCCGCCCGGCTGCCGATGAATCGGCCAACGTCGGCGTCGAGCGGCTCGAACGCCATGCGCTGCTCGATGCGCATGGTTGGCAGGGAAAGGCGCTGTGAAATCAGCTCGCGCAGATTGGTGTCGTCGCGCGGTTCGTCATCGCGAAAGAGTGCATCGAAGTCCTTGCGGCGAAGAAAGAGCTTGCTGAGCAGCGCGAAGCGGCCATCCACATCGACCCAGCGCTCGATGCAGACGATGGAGCACGCGGCACCGAAGAACTGCGCCACGCCGTCGGCGGCCGTGCCAACGTGCCAGTCGATCAGATGCCAGTACAGCGGAAGATTGCGATCCTTGGCGTCGCGAAAACGCAGATAGCGGGTGTCGATCGACGCGCCGAGGCCGCGCACGAAGCTGCCGCGCCCATGCTCTCGCGTGATCGCACCGCGCTGTGCAAGCACCTGCATCGCACGCTGGACCGTGCCAAGACTGATGTCGTATTTCGAAGCGAGCACCCTCTCCGAGGGAAGGCGGTCGCCGCTCTTGAGCCTTCCGGCGGCGATGTCCGAAATGATGATATCTACGATGGCGCGGGCTTTGGAGATGACGGGAGGAGAATCTGCCATGTCGGAATCGAAGGATGGCCCCGACTATAAGACCCTCGCCACCACGCCGGCCTGGCTCGTGTCGGTCAGTGAATCGGTTCGAGCCTGGTTCGGGCTTCGTCCCAGACGTTCGGGTTCACCAGGTGCGCAGGCCGCCTTGCAGAAAGCGCATCGAGCACTTGCCGCACAGCCGAATGCGCGAGCTGATACAGCGCGTCGCCGGAGAGTCCTGCGATGTGCGGCGACAGCAGAAGATTCGGCAAGGCGAAAAGCGGCGTTGTCGAAGACAGCGGCTCGTCTTCATAGACGTCGAGTGCTGCGCCTGCGATCCATCCCTCCTGGAGCGCGCGCACGAGAGCCGCCTGCTGCACGACCTTGCCGCGCGAGGTATTGACGAGAAACGCACGCGCTTGCATCTGGCGCAGTTCGGCTTCGCCGATCATTCCGCGCGACTGCGCATTGAGCTCGCAATGAAGCGACACGACGTCGGATCGGCGGAGCAACTCGTGGAGATCGGGCAGCAGCGTGACGCCAAGATGTTCAGCAAGCTGCGGCGAGACATGCGGATCGTAGGCAATGACGTTCATGTCGAACGCCGCCCTGCACTTGCGTGCCATTTCCGATCCGATGAGTCCCAGCCCGACGATGCCCAGCGTTCGGCCGTGCAGATCCATGATGTCGAGCTGCGTTCGCCGTGGCCAGGCTTGCGGTTCGCGCACGGCGCGCGCGCATTCGAACAGCCGTCGCGCCAGCGCGAGCATTGCGCCCATCGCATGTTCGGAGACAGGGAGAGTTCCGAGCCCGGGATTGTTGACCACCGCCACGCCATGGCGCGTGCACGCATC from Variovorax sp. PBL-E5 encodes:
- a CDS encoding acetyl-CoA carboxylase biotin carboxylase subunit, which produces MFNKVVIANRGAVAARVIRALKKLGIRSVAVYSEADAGLPYLAEADETFCIGPAEPKASYLNQDALLDVLKKSGADGLHPGYGFLSENAGFAQRVNASDARFIGPSPEWIEAMGHKTRARDLMARHGLTMAPSSGLLNGDPAAALKAAEAIGFPVLVKPAAGGGGIGMVAAHDAAELVQAIERAGSLSERSFGNAEIYLERLMLQPRHIEFQILADRHGNVRHLFERDCSIQRRHQKVIEESPAPLLPRPVATRAGDDIVEVLRKLRYDVIGTVETLFGGGADFQFLEMNTRLQVEHAVTEEITGIDLVVAQVCLAAGEGLDEVLPPVIATRGHAIEARIYAEDPVRFFPSPGTLKTLRFPAGEGIRVETGFAEGCKVTPYYDPMIAKLIVHADDRASAIERLIGALDATTIEGVKHNIPFVRRVVDSEEFRAGHVHTGLGADILARAARKSA
- a CDS encoding acetyl-CoA carboxylase biotin carboxyl carrier protein subunit; the protein is MARTEVVSEITGKVWKIQMPEGSQVAVDDSILIVESMKMEIPVVSTAAGRVVEIRVKEGDSVEDGQVVAVIEG
- a CDS encoding GntR family transcriptional regulator, translating into MADSPPVISKARAIVDIIISDIAAGRLKSGDRLPSERVLASKYDISLGTVQRAMQVLAQRGAITREHGRGSFVRGLGASIDTRYLRFRDAKDRNLPLYWHLIDWHVGTAADGVAQFFGAACSIVCIERWVDVDGRFALLSKLFLRRKDFDALFRDDEPRDDTNLRELISQRLSLPTMRIEQRMAFEPLDADVGRFIGSRAGAKGFMLELRGYTVRDRPLSLQRIYGALFSELTLVVDVKVI
- a CDS encoding hydroxyacid dehydrogenase; translation: MDPSTQRRKDIDTRRKTVALIGEIYHSTALDLLREHVDVVVLDNPSSSEIAEAFMNAQGAIVRYPFPVNDLVLAQASRLVVVASSGRGTDSIDIDACTRHGVAVVNNPGLGTLPVSEHAMGAMLALARRLFECARAVREPQAWPRRTQLDIMDLHGRTLGIVGLGLIGSEMARKCRAAFDMNVIAYDPHVSPQLAEHLGVTLLPDLHELLRRSDVVSLHCELNAQSRGMIGEAELRQMQARAFLVNTSRGKVVQQAALVRALQEGWIAGAALDVYEDEPLSSTTPLFALPNLLLSPHIAGLSGDALYQLAHSAVRQVLDALSARRPAHLVNPNVWDEARTRLEPIH